A window of Zingiber officinale cultivar Zhangliang chromosome 5A, Zo_v1.1, whole genome shotgun sequence contains these coding sequences:
- the LOC121979597 gene encoding zinc finger MYM-type protein 1-like — protein MSDTRKYLSGHDKKKKRKRVEEFIESQRGAIDRFIVKESKNSSLEDLVNEEKQENNGNELHEGLAIENDIEGDVNEIEDNESGDDLDFKNNYSESDDDAINEVNEEPSSSIPLDIFDPKNWENLDPKWKDQLVEKGPIRYVLTGKGPKDRSNRRFSSDFYTRILPNGQKHHRDWLVYSQALDKAFCFCCKLFKRAPQPSQLANEGYCDWGHLSSRLKEHETSIEHINYYVSWFELRIRLMKGTIIDHAIQDQIKKAKEHWRKVLHRLISLVKFLAKQNIAFRGSNEKLYDDNNGNFMAAVEMIAEWDSVMREHIERNTHHHYLSHKIQNELICLLASQIKSSILESIKKAKFFSVILDCTPDVSNQEQMTLVIRCVDVSTSPMKVEEYFLGFLKVDDTTGQGLFEELQNVLKSFDLDIDNVRGQGYDNGANMKGRHQGVQKKLLDINPRALYTPCGCHCLNLTLCDIANSCGKAKDFFGVVQRIYTIFSHSTKRWKILIDHVTVKGLTLKPLSITRWESRTESVKAVVLQAQ, from the coding sequence ATGTCTGATACTAGGAAGTATCTATCAGGACAtgataagaagaaaaaaagaaaaagagttgAAGAATTTATTGAGTCTCAAAGAGGAGCAATTGACAGATTTATTGTCAAAGAATCGAAAAATTCATCACTTGAAGATTTGGTTaatgaagaaaaacaagaaaacaatgGTAATGAATTACATGAAGGCTTAGCCATTGAAAATGATATAGAGGGAGACGTGAATGAGATTGAAGACAATGAAAGTGGTGATGACTtagactttaaaaataattattctgaAAGTGATGATGATGCTATTAATGAAGTGAATGAAGAACCAAGTTCATCAATTCCACTTGACATTTTTGATCCTAAAAATTGGGAGAATTTAGATCCCAAGTGGAAGGATCAATTAGTGGAAAAGGGTCCTATAAGATATGTATTAACTGGGAAAGGTCCCAAAGATAGATCAAATAGACGATTTTCTTCAGATTTCTATACTCGGATTTTGCCAAATGGTCAAAAGCACCATAGAGATTGGTTGGTCTACTCACAAGCACTTGATAAAGCATTTTGTTTTTGTTGCAAGTTGTTCAAAAGGGCGCCTCAACCAAGTCAACTAGCAAATGAGGGATACTGTGATTGGGGGCATCTTAGTAGtagacttaaagaacatgagacaAGTATTGAGCATATCAATTATTATGTTAGTTGGTTTGAGTTGCGTatcaggttaatgaagggtacaaTAATTGATCATGCTATTCAAGATCAAATCAAGAAGGCAAAAGAGCATTGGAGGAAGGTATTACACCGATTAATTTCACTTGTGAAATTTTTAGCTAAACAAAATATAGCATTTCGTGGTAGTAATGAGAAACTTTATGATGATAACAATGGAAATTTTATGGCTGCTGTTGAGATGATTGCTGAGTGGGACTCAGTGATGAGGGAACATATTGAAAGAAATACACATCATCATTATCTTAGCCACAAAATTCAGAATGAATTGATATGCTTGTTAGCTTCTCAAAtaaagagttctattcttgaaagCATTAAAAAAGCTAAGTTCTTTTCTGTAATACTTGATTGCACTCCTGATGTTAGTAACCAAGAGCAAATGACTTTAGTTATAAGATGTGTTGATGTTTCTACAAGCCCAATGAAAGTAGAAGAATACTTTTTGGGATTTTTAAAAGTGGATGATACAACCGGACAAGGCTTGTTTGAAGAATTGCAAAATGTGTTGAAGAGTTTTGAtcttgatattgataatgtgagaggGCAGGGATATGATAATGGAGCAAATATGAAAGGGAGGCACCAAGGCGTACAAAAAAAATTGTTGGATATAAATCCTAGAGCATTGTATACTCCATGTGGTTGTCATTGTTTGAATTTAACACTTTGTGATATTGCAAATTCCTGTGGAAAAGCGAAAGACTTTTTTGGAGTAGTACAACGGATTTATACAATATTTTCTCATTCTACAAAGAGGTGGAAGATTTTGATAGATCATGTAACGGTAAAAGGTTTAACTCTCAAGCCATTGTCAATCACTCGATGGGAAAGTCGTACTGAAAGTGTAAAAGCAGTGGTACTTCAAGCTCAATAA